The Nitrospirota bacterium genome window below encodes:
- a CDS encoding SulP family inorganic anion transporter, producing MKYRLLTHRLFRLVPALDSLRKYSPNLFYRDLMAGLTVAAVAIPQAMAYAAIAGIPVKYGLYTAIVMTAVGALFDSSKHLINGPTNAISIALLSALGPFAESDRIAMAVLLALFIGLIQIGITLFRLGDLSRYISNSVIVGFTAGAAVLLVLDQLKNLVGLSGGGVPEDHFVKRFYLTITEGGPIDGQTLAIGIGTIVFIISIRWLSSRIGRQIPELMIVIIITAAIVWGFDLAQESSNSAEIKHGIAVVGEVPRELPSFVIPSGNWGQVRQLSGSALAIAILGLLEAISMAKAIAANTKQKLDINQQCLSEGLANLTGSFFQCFPGSGSLTRSAINHHAGAATQWSGVFSAVAVGAFVLLFAPLAQYIPRATLAGILIVSAWRMLDYERLKYYIRTTRFDAGIVLATAFSAVAVSVEFCVMIGTFLSFIFYVPRAAMMHLTELIITSDRVIRDRMHGDPHCNRMLIYDMEGELFFGSAQNLEKALLRIEHRTVEGIRIIVLRLKRVRNPDAVCLSLLEDFLERMEHNGITVLLCGIRQDMFKVFENIGLTTRLGPNRIYTESDAAWSSTLAAVRDAHNMLGGDLCSHCPVATKKASDDNKWHYII from the coding sequence ATGAAATACAGACTCCTGACTCATCGCCTGTTCAGGCTTGTTCCAGCACTCGATTCCCTCAGGAAATATTCTCCTAACTTATTCTACAGGGACCTTATGGCAGGGCTGACTGTCGCTGCTGTTGCAATACCTCAGGCAATGGCATATGCTGCCATTGCAGGCATCCCGGTTAAATACGGTCTTTACACGGCCATTGTGATGACTGCGGTAGGCGCCCTTTTTGACTCATCCAAACACCTTATCAATGGTCCTACCAATGCTATTTCCATCGCATTGCTCAGTGCACTTGGGCCATTTGCCGAATCAGACCGGATTGCGATGGCAGTACTTCTTGCCCTTTTTATAGGACTTATACAGATCGGCATTACACTATTCAGGCTGGGCGATTTGTCACGCTATATTTCGAATTCAGTGATTGTAGGATTTACAGCCGGGGCAGCGGTCCTTCTTGTCCTTGACCAGCTCAAGAACCTGGTTGGACTTTCAGGCGGCGGAGTACCTGAAGACCACTTCGTCAAGAGGTTTTATCTGACTATAACCGAGGGCGGTCCTATTGATGGGCAGACACTGGCGATAGGAATAGGCACCATAGTGTTTATTATAAGCATACGCTGGTTGAGCAGCCGTATAGGCAGGCAGATACCTGAGTTAATGATCGTTATTATTATTACTGCAGCAATTGTATGGGGGTTTGATCTGGCTCAGGAAAGTTCGAATAGCGCTGAAATTAAGCATGGAATTGCAGTTGTTGGCGAAGTTCCGCGTGAACTGCCGTCATTTGTTATTCCGTCCGGTAACTGGGGCCAGGTGCGACAACTATCAGGTAGTGCCCTCGCAATTGCTATATTGGGCTTGCTTGAGGCGATCTCAATGGCAAAGGCTATAGCCGCCAACACCAAACAAAAACTTGATATTAACCAGCAATGCCTCAGTGAAGGTCTGGCGAACCTCACCGGAAGTTTTTTTCAGTGTTTTCCCGGTTCAGGATCACTTACAAGATCGGCCATCAATCACCATGCCGGTGCTGCGACACAATGGTCGGGTGTGTTTTCCGCTGTAGCAGTGGGGGCCTTCGTCCTGTTGTTTGCACCTCTCGCACAATATATACCGCGTGCAACCCTGGCAGGGATCCTGATTGTGTCTGCATGGCGAATGCTTGATTATGAAAGGCTTAAGTATTACATAAGAACCACAAGGTTTGATGCAGGCATTGTTCTGGCCACAGCTTTTTCTGCTGTTGCAGTATCAGTGGAATTCTGCGTAATGATCGGTACATTCCTCTCGTTTATATTTTATGTGCCGCGTGCTGCAATGATGCATCTTACTGAACTGATAATTACCTCTGACAGGGTAATTCGGGACAGGATGCACGGTGATCCTCACTGCAACCGCATGTTGATATATGACATGGAGGGTGAGTTGTTCTTTGGGTCGGCTCAGAACCTTGAAAAGGCGCTGTTGAGGATTGAGCACCGAACCGTTGAGGGTATTCGCATCATAGTGCTGAGGCTGAAAAGGGTGCGTAATCCGGACGCGGTCTGTCTGAGCCTGCTGGAAGACTTCCTGGAGCGTATGGAACACAATGGAATAACTGTCTTGTTGTGCGGGATCAGGCAGGACATGTTCAAGGTCTTTGAAAATATAGGACTTACAACACGGCTTGGACCAAACCGTATATATACTGAAAGTGATGCTGCGTGGTCAAGCACCCTTGCTGCAGTCCGTGACGCCCACAATATGCTTGGCGGCGACCTATGCTCTCATTGCCCTGTTGCAACTAAAAAGGCCAGCGATGATAATAAGTGGCATTATATAATTTAA